A segment of the Lolium perenne isolate Kyuss_39 chromosome 3, Kyuss_2.0, whole genome shotgun sequence genome:
ttgttagtaccatctttgttaCTATTCAGAGACCTTAAACCACCCGCGAATGGCGAACTACATGAAGCAGGCCGTCTATGCTCTGGTGCTTTTCTTCGTTCTTCTCGGATGCTTCGCGTCACAGGCTAAGAGTAAGTTTGTAAATTTTCTTCTGATTATATACCATTGTCTGCTGATGCTTTTAGTCTTGAAACTATTTTGCAGGTCAAGGGCATGGACCGGATATATTCTCCTGCGAGAGGCAGATTCTGCGACCATGCGGCGACTTGTGTTACTGCTGCCTGTATGGTGCCAACAAGGATGTGTGCTATGCAACTGACATTGACTGCAGGCTGCACTGCCCGCCGCCTAAGTCCTTCCTTCCATGAACCTGAATATTTTGTGTCTCCATGTAGTCTGGCTGTTGCATGCTCTGCAGAACATTTGAGAAGAATAAATTTGATGCTGTATGGGCACCTCTTATCCGGCTGCTCTTCTTTTTGTTGAAACCAATAGTTTGCAGTTTGGGCATGCCTTTACCATATCTGGTCTCGTTTGTTACTAGACTGGTTTGCGTGTGTTGCACCAAGGAACTATACAATTTGGAATTTGCACACAAAAATTCCATGTAATGCATACACACCTGGTGAAGGATAAAAATGGTGATGAAGTGATTTTTTTCCATCGTGAACAGTTTAAGGGAAAAGGGACAACACTGAATTATTAATTTCATTACAATATCACACACAAAAAAACAAGAGCCAGAGCCGCTCAAGTAGCTGACCACCAGCGTTCAACACAATCAAAGCAGAGACAAGGTGGATTTTTAGGCTCATTAGAAGTTCTATCAGGAAAACAAGTGCCTTACGCTTACCACCAGCGTTCCGCACAATCAGAGCAGGGACAACTTGTATATCATGTTCTATAACGCCCCAGCATTGCTGTATCAGGTAACATGCACTTCTTTACAAGAGCTACCAGCAAACCATTCAGCATGCTCTTACTAGGAAAACAACTCTCACATGTTCAAGTCTTTTAGACAACAGCAACAGTGCAAGTGATCCAAGATCACGACACACAACTTCATCACAACAAGATAACGGTGGGAAAAGACGATGAACTCTGCTGGACAAACAGCATGAAAACCTATGTATAACAATACATCATGGTGCCGGAAATGGTACAAACACCACAGGTGTCCAATATATCTTCCCATCTCGCTGCATCCCCAAGGAACAAAGCTAACATATGAACCATATTATTACCACCTAACAGACTGAAGCAACAAATGACTACCCGGAAGGCAGCAAACAGCTTTGAGCAGAATAAACAGATGGGTTAAAACTATTACACCTTGACAGCGCTACTGGAGACAGGAAAGTATACACAGTTCCGAGCAAACTCAGTCCTTCTTGAGGATATCTTCTGGCTCGCGGAGGGTGCCAAACATCCAGTCCATCCAGACGGTGTAATGACCATAGTTGTGGCGGTATGTTGTATGGTGAATGGTGTGGTAACCAGCACCCATCACCGGCCAAACCTTTCCGTGGATGCAGTCGTGGATGTTACTTGTCCATATGACTTCTAGGAACATGAGAGCAGTGTGGGTCCTGAAGTGTGCTGGGACAAAGAACAGAGCAAACACGTGCGGTACGGCTTGTAAAACCCCAtcaattggatggaatgctagacCTGGAAAGAACATAATGCATAAATTAGAGAATTGAatgttttaaaaaaattatgtcaaGAAGAAACCGATAAACACCAACATCAATTGTGCCATTTAACTACAACTGTTGCCCATCATTGCTACAGTGAAGTTATATATCTAGCATGGTAAACAAAAAAAGATATATCCAATATTTCAAGACTCAACACTTTCAGTAAGACCTTACCCGCAAATGGTGATAGGGTATTCTCCTTGTTGTAAATGTGGTGGGTTGCATGTAGGTACTTGTATAATGGCTTTATATCATGTAACTCTCTGTGCATCCAGTAAATTCCGAACTCCACAAAGATAAGATATAAAGCCAAATAGACAAAATACATTGGCCAACCAACTTCGCTGACATGAAAGTAACACCTTGTCCAACCACTCTCAATCATGTGCTCAGATACGACTGGAAGAGCACAGTAGACAACCATAGCCTTTGATGCAACAATTATttgcttcttcatagcttctactGAAGGGATAGAATCTGCATCAACAGCCATATGGTTTCAGCATCATCATCTATAAAGTCTTGCCAAATATTCTAGGTACACCAGGTTCTAGATTTTCCCCTTAATGAATATGGCAAGCAGGTTAAAAGCTCTACCACGTGGTCATTTGGACTTAGAAAGCATAAAAATACTGGCCATATGAAAATAATTCATCTTGCAAACTAGCCTTATCATGGTATATAGTTTTTACTAGCATATTATGATTAACAATCATAGTGAGTCTTCTGTTGGAGAATATCGATGGTAAAATACGACTTAGATGTGAGGACATAGGGAGCAATAAACAGCATTGCTATCTATTCAGACTAGCTGCCAGCAATTTCAAGGCTAAGATTCAAGAAGGTATggttaaagatgcaaagtacaaacATGATCTCTATGCCGAAAACGTATAAGTCATCATCATTTGGTTCCAGAAAATGTCCTATTACCCAAAAGATGTCTACAGTGGAATATTTTTAGATGGTAATTTGAACAGTTTTTTCACTTTCAAAATACATCACACTGAACCACATTAAATACAACACGTCTAACAGTGATGATGGACAAACAAACTGGACCAACAAGTTTGTCTGCACAGAAATGGTATCATGCAGCAAGATGGAATTAAGTTCTCAAAGAAGCAAGAAATCCAGCTGAAAAGTTCCATTCCAGTTGTCTTTCATAACCAAGGGAAACAAAACCATCTTGGCCCCACAGCAAATGCAAGTTGTCACCAGCCACAAGTATGTATATACACAGTAGAGAAGACAGGCTCGCCCTACCTATCCTTTCAATTACGGAAAGTTTCTTAGAAGAGCGGCCTGCCTTTTTTTAGTTGTGAATTCAATGATAGGAATATAGTGGAGTGGTCCAGAATGCGAGTGAAACCGAAAAGATCATGCAACCTGTATCCTGACATGGACCTTTGAGTCGATATCTACCACACAGAGGTCCCCAAGCTATTCCTACTTCCTAGACAAGAAGTTGTGCCGCATCAACATACCGAAGATTGCAAGGTCCTGGACATTTGTGAAAATGCCCAGGACAAGCAATAGACAACAAGCAGGACCTGCACTATCTAAGCACCAGCAAAAATGAATATCGACAAGTTGCAGACACATACACCTGTGAATGAGCTAAGAAGCCGGCCAAATAATGGATTAAATGACGCAACCTTACCTGGCAGGGCATTAGAAAAAGTCCCCCAGAACTGTTAGTGGACGACTAAGTACAGGAGTAACGTGCAAGTACTGTTTTTTTTTCTGTTCATCTAATCTAACCTGCGTGGCGATCTTGCCAAGAACGTGGAGAGGTGGACAAAAACGGGATAATAGTATTGAATGGGACGCCAGCTCAAAAGGCAAAACTTTTAGGACGGCTTGATTTGCACAGCTGAACAACCTGCCTCGATGAGCGAGGAGCTGGTAGGTGACTTGGTAGCAGGATGCACTGATGCATGCCTAGACGACACTAGTCCAAGGATTGCCCCCATACTGTGCCTCTAGGTGGTATTTAGCTGACGTTTCTGACAATCAACGAGCCTAAGAACTGAATCCCAAAATCCGCCACATCTTTCAACCAAACTAAAAGGTCAAAGTCTGAGCAGCCAACGAAAAATGATGTTCCTAAACCTGGAGCAAATGGCTAACTGGGATCGAAAAGCCGCGGCGGATGCTTAACCTCTGACAATCATTGTCCTCCGTCACAGTAGGACTAACCACTGAAAGCCTGAAACCCACACCCAAATCTCTCGCGCGAAACCCACAGACAACGATCCTCGGCTAACTTGCGGAGTGTTTGGGGGCTCTACCGGTTCAACTGAGAGCACTGACTCATCCCGAATTCGAGCACGGAAGTACACAAATCCCGCAAGATTCTCTCCTCAGGGGATAAGGAAAGAAACAGCATTGGGGGGTGTGGGAGGGAGGGGAAGGTAGACCTTTGGGGATGTAGGCGTGGCGCTTCCAGTAGTAGATGACGAAGCACCAGAGGAAGCCGGTGAGGAAGTAGAGGAGGAAGCCGCCGACGGTGTTGCGCAGCCAAGAACGCATCGGGTGCGGCATCCCGCGCCACCAGTCGCCCGGGACCACCGCGCCGAGCAGGATCTCGTTGTACCAGTCGGCCTCCTGCACGAAGAGGTTCGGGCcagcgccgtgcgccgccgccattGCCGGCAGCGGTGGGTAGTTttgggggagggggagggggaggggggagAGAGCGGCGGCGGTCAAGGTGGGGTTTTTAAAAGGGCAGGGAAAGAAAGGGTGGTGCGATCTGTCCGTCGATGGATGGGGCACATGTGCCAGGTGCTGGAGGAGACGGCCGAATTTTTGTTTTCCTCTTTCGAGTATTTCGGCACCGTATATTGCCGGAACAAGAGCGTGACCGGAGCGCCGGCAACCGGGGTTTGTTGGATTTATGCTACAACAAAGCATAGGTTGGAAAATTTGTTAGGTATCCATTCTGTTTCACAATGGCAGATAGCCAACATCAAcatttagagcatctctagccccAAAGCATCCTCCAAATGAGTTTAGGGTGCACCGGATAAAAAAATTTATTTTCAGCCGCGTGTTCTAAagcctctttttgtccggcgcggcctaatacggtgtccggcgccccgaatccgtccccgctacacaggggacacTCCGGgatcgccggacacaacgaaaagcgaggcgaggaggcgcgggcccgacgcgtcaacGACACAGGAAAAATTCGTCCCCATCTCCCGTCAAATCGAGCCTCTTCCGCCACATCGCACATCTCCCGTCGCGTATTTCTGCCCTCCCAATACATTTTACCTCCTATccagccgattcatttctcccagAAAAATagccaagaaagcggccaagaagccaccgagcaatgagacgaaaggggcgaaggcacccttcgcgaagccgcggaaggcgccggctccgaagaagaagccgTAAGGTTGGACCGAAGATAGTGGCATCAAGACTGTCTGCACCGGAAGGGACGAAGGGCGGcgcagctggagaagaaggcgGTGGCGGCGCGCGCACACCAGCACGCGCTGGCCAGGTGTATCGCTGtaaccaacgcgagcccatggagtacgttgGCGTCGGTGTACATTCCGGGAGTGGTGTCTCCGTCGACATCCgggttctacaacgacggcccctccaccactcccgggtgcgtgacgccaaacttgtcgccgcactaccaggatacgctgccgcatggcggcttcaaccccaacgccgtcttctactccccggcgtacgagcaagCACCCCAGGGCGAGCCAGGACCCGATGCGGACGGCGCCCCGTTCACGGGCCGCAGGGTCCCGCTCGAATTCGAGGGCAccggtgctgaggaggaggaggaggaggagaaggggaagggggaggggagggggtggaggacgatgaggaggacgaagagggcgaCGACGAAGAGGACGATGTCacggatgatggcgatgatctcgtggaggttgacgcggccggcatgaggaggaggaggaagaagaatgcgtcggcacacgaggccccaagtggacggtTCTGGAGGATCAATGTCTCTGCAAGTCGTggtcgacggtgagccatgactccatcatcggcgtcAACCAAAAGTATGGGAAGTATTGGGCaaggatcaaggccgagttcgatgagcgcaagctaatcaacagcgactacaacaaagtgacaatgaagagaagctaaaaggcaatgtcgacgcggtGGGCCATCATACAAGCATCggtgaacatgttccatgggttccaTCACGAGATTGAGACCAGAGGCGACAACGGCATCGACGTCAGTGGTGTTCTTAGCtaatctgtagcgcctacattTTGTTCGACGATCTTTGATTGTGTTTCCTGTTCTTAGTTCGACAAGGCCATGGATATGTACCGGAAGAACTCGGACGGGAAGTCGTTCGCACTGATGCATTGCTCTAGCAAGCTCAAAAAAACGAGAAATGGCGGCTGACACGCGTTTCGTTGTCGAAGGGGAaagacgccattgatctggagcGCCGCTCGCAACATCGGCAGGGCGTCCTATCGGCAGcgaggctgccaaggccgccttggccgatgCTGCGTCGAccgagaagacgcaggcgtcgatcacgcAGTGCCTCGCCGAGGTCTCCTCGACCCTGCTCTCTCGCGACAAAAAGACCGACGAAATATGGGCGGCGCTggtcaagaggcaagaggagaagatggagctcaagaaacgcaaggacgacatgtccctgctgacaGCGTCGACAGAAGGAATGTCTCCCTGGACgcgagcggcgcacaacttcttcaaaggccagatcctcgacgacatcgaagcgaAAATGGTGGCGGCCAAGGCAGCGGCAGCAACCCTAACCTTGGAGCAAGAGCGGTAGACGCATCTGCTAgtacacctgcgtcggcctctgcctctgcgtcggcgacggagcatGCACACCGGTCAGATCACGACGAGTTcgtcgtgatcgacgggcctacGTCGACTCAGGATGCGCTGTCGGTGTCGCCGTCGCCCAACCTCTTCCCCTTCTTCTATTTTTTACGTCGGCTTGTAATATGATCGCGCACCCGGTACTTTGACTGcagctactctgatcgcgacgacttCGGCggaaacgatctcttttgaatgtaaACTATTTGAATTTCTTTTTGGCGACGGCGTTTAGGGGatacggctggggagcgacgtcccccaaacgcgacacgaacaaaacacgtcccccaaacgcttgaTTCGATGCCGTTTGGGGATGCTTTGGGGGAcgcaactggagatgctcttagacagAGTAACTTAAACATGTTTGGTTGCTCACGTGGCGTGTGGTCGGATATGCTTAGATTTGTGTTAGCAA
Coding sequences within it:
- the LOC127341072 gene encoding delta(7)-sterol-C5(6)-desaturase encodes the protein MAAAHGAGPNLFVQEADWYNEILLGAVVPGDWWRGMPHPMRSWLRNTVGGFLLYFLTGFLWCFVIYYWKRHAYIPKDSIPSVEAMKKQIIVASKAMVVYCALPVVSEHMIESGWTRCYFHVSEVGWPMYFVYLALYLIFVEFGIYWMHRELHDIKPLYKYLHATHHIYNKENTLSPFAGLAFHPIDGVLQAVPHVFALFFVPAHFRTHTALMFLEVIWTSNIHDCIHGKVWPVMGAGYHTIHHTTYRHNYGHYTVWMDWMFGTLREPEDILKKD